Proteins from a single region of Phyllopteryx taeniolatus isolate TA_2022b chromosome 10, UOR_Ptae_1.2, whole genome shotgun sequence:
- the fhdc2 gene encoding FH2 domain-containing protein 1, with protein sequence MLINLTVAVKESRAFHGTLPPLPADPAPVQVKVMDSCTMAVPVLPPQPPPPPPPPPPPPPASSLPLGRTDSAHRSRLRKLNWERIPKEKVEGRKSVWSGVGLGEDEFPIDLHSLDELFGQKDSKLQDGSATVRRRSALLRCRTPQDSPEEITLLDSKRSMNIGIFLRQFKMPAKEIVEDIRHGVGDRYGAEKLTELCKLLPDNEEESRLRSFTGERRWLGEPDLFMLLLVEVPSFRLRLDAMILQQEFDPALTSLCVAARCLREAARELLSCPELHSILRLVLKAGNYMNAGGYSGNAAGFRISSLLKLADTKANKPGMNLLHFVAMEAVKKDQSLLSFPGQLGHVGSASRLCEESVLEDLSKLKSRVLVLKANVRTERQIFQHTQSFLEVTEERLKETEDEVEGMRMSSRALVDFFCEEDSTFKLEEACRVFDLFCQRFQKAIKENAERELKEQKRLERQRVIGEKRRSVAVCTGLDLGHSLTRDHHSQENQDELERLLEKNLSYTWSRRSLRSSDTRRYSHHLHSDKSFPELGSCPTPISCHSNSSSDHETSTVLCSSPETDGFCSPAGQESVLNRDNKSQSRQHQVINQCMEVVQESHVGSYSQHGRGFTVEQHGSESISLQVQASETSGLTNEDSLSCKQKATKNNEFSPNSRRNGAAINADTPLLCANRQNSSHRQHFGVPLTDKNNSVQNKLNSCRVDGSEPQSAHKSEVLYSDNRAASLRYRRSEKESLSVNVTDNVELQPLNRGIKASVAMSGPDEGLRKQINTGGLLTAVEENWMPSSLPEFSQSHPEESLDVLSPEGELARSYSRVRETLECHTLVKGLRSYDTLSSPTSPLPRPGPSLCSKWRKEREVDPTTPASPSLKEESRALKAPVRSSIRAKRGPGSCAGPSNSTGVPRVRPKTEATNIGPIPSLSHPTTSRLSLRSSQVTQPASLHAEVKRSSSAREGPQTAKEPQSPGKSPLTHRTLERPPKDKVSSRTQSALVRGSPLRVSKRVAPNPETQATTKALPAHSPSSATAKTIRTAVMSAGRNKNTMTTNTGPCPTSKNPSRIPGPKMLRPTTTQPLWK encoded by the exons ATGCTCATCAACCTGACTGTCGCCGTCAAGGAATCTCGTGCCTTTCATGGAACACTGCCTCCTCTCCCCGCCGATCCAGCGCCCGTGCAAGTGAAAGTCATGGATTCGTGCACGATGGCGGTGCCCGTCCTGCCACCTCAACCGCCGCCGCCACCTCCCCCTCCTCCGCCGCCTCCACCTGCCTCCTCACTGCCTTTGGGCCGGACGGACAGTGCCCATCGGAGCCGGCTGAGGAAACTCAACTGGGAGCGTATCCCCAAAGAGAAGGTGGAGGGGAGGAAGAGCGTGTGGAGCGGTGTAGGCCTGGGCGAGGACGAGTTCCCGATTGATCTGCACTCTCTGGACGAGCTGTTCGGCCAGAAGGACAGTAAGCTTCAGGACGGGAGTGCCACTGTGAGACGACGGTCTGCTCTGTTACGCTGCAGAACTCCTCAGGATAGCCCAGAGGAG ATCACTCTACTGGACTCCAAACGCAGTATGAACATTGGCATATTTCTTCGCCAGTTCAAAAT gCCGGCTAAGGAGATAGTTGAGGATATCAGGCATGGAGTTGGGGACCGTTACGGCGCAGAGAAGCTCACGGAGCTCTGCAAGCTACTACCCGACAATGAGGAG GAATCTCGCCTGAGGAGCTTTACCGGGGAACGTCGCTGGCTTGGAGAGCCTGATCTTTTCATGCTCCTGCTGGTGGAAGTCCCCAG TTTTCGCCTACGTTTGGATGCCATGATCCTACAGCAAGAGTTTGACCCTGCTCTGACCTCTCTGTGTGTGGCAGCCAGATGTCTGAGGGAGGCGGCCAGAG aACTGCTGAGCTGTCCTGAATTACACTCCATCCTCCGTTTGGTGCTTAAAGCAGGGAACTACATGAATGCT GGTGGATACTCAGGGAATGCAGCTGGATTCCGAATTTCATCACTGCTCAAACTAGCTGACACCAAAGCTAACAAACCCGGCATGAACCTGCTTCATTTTGTAGCTATG GAAGCTGTGAAGAAGGATCAGAGTTTACTGTCATTTCCTGGCCAACTGGGCCATGTTGGCTCCGCCTCTAG GTTGTGCGAGGAGTCTGTGTTGGAGGATTTATCCAAGTTAAAAAGCAGAGTGCTGGTGCTGAAAGCGAATGTCCGGACAGAGAGACAGATTTTCCAGCATACACAATCTTTCCTAGAG GTGACAGAGGAGCGTCTAAAAGAGACAGAAGATGAGGTTGAGGGCATGAGGATGTCAAGTCGAGCATTGGTGGATTTTTTCTGTGAGGAAGATAGCACATTTAAATTAGAGGAGGCCTGCAGGGTCTTTGACTTATTTTGCCAGCGCTTCCAAAAAGCTATCAAG GAGAATGCAGAGCGCGAGTTGAAGGAGCAGAAACGTCTGGAACGTCAGAGGGTGATTGGTGAAAAGCGTCGGTCCGTGGCTGTCTGCACAGGTCTCGACCTGGGCCACAGCCTGACCAGAGACCATCACAGTCAGGAGAACCAAGATGAGCTGGAGAGACTCCTTGAGAAGAACTTGAGCTACACCTGGAGCCGTCGTAGCCTGAGAAGTTCTGACACGCGCAGGTACTCTCACCACCTGCACAGCGACAAGAGCTTCCCAGAGCTGGGCAGCTGCCCCACGCCCATCAGCTGTCACTCAAACAGCTCGTCTGACCATGAGACATCTACTGTGCTTTGTAGCTCTCCCGAGACAGATGGGTTTTGTTCTCCGGCTGGTCAAGAAAGTGTTTTAAATAGAGACAACAAGAGTCAGTCGAGGCAACACCAGGTAATCAACCAGTGTATGGAGGTTGTTCAAGAATCTCACGTTGGATCGTATTCACAACATGGACGTGGCTTCACGGTAGAGCAACATGGGTCAGAGAGTATTTCTCTCCAAGTACAGGCATCAGAAACAAGTGGACTTACAAATGAGGACTCATTGTCATGTAAGCAGAAGGCTACCAAGAACAATGAGTTTTCACCCAACTCCCGTCGGAATGGTGCTGCTATCAACGCAGATACCCCTTTACTGTGCGCTAATAGGCAGAACTCCAGTCATAGACAACATTTTGGAGTGCCCCTGACTGACAAGAATAATTCTGTTCAGAATAAATTAAATAGTTGTCGTGTTGATGGGTCTGAACCTCAGTCTGCTCACAAGAGTGAAGTACTTTATAGTGACAACCGCGCTGCATCGTTGCGATATCGGAGATCTGAGAAAGAATCGTTATCTGTTAATGTTACAGATAATGTGGAGTTACAGCCACTTAACAGAGGGATTAAAGCAAGTGTTGCAATGTCTGGGCCTGATGAGGGTCTGaggaagcagataaacacaggAGGGTTGTTGACTGCTGTCGAGGAAAACTGGATGCCTTCCAGTCTTCCAGAGTTCAGCCAGTCACACCCAGAGGAGAGTTTGGATGTGTTGAGTCCTGAGGGGGAGCTTGCGAGGTCATACTCCCGTGTAAGGGAAACGCTAGAGTGCCACACTCTTGTGAAAGGCCTCCGATCCTATGACACCCTGTCATCACCAACATCGCCACTGCCGCGACCAGGACCAAGCCTttgctccaagtggaggaaaGAGCGGGAGGTTGATCCGACAACTCCAGCTTCTCCATCGTTAAAGGAGGAGAGTCGAGCCTTGAAGGCTCCTGTGCGTAGTAGCATCAGAGCCAAGAGAGGACCTGGGTCATGTGCAGGACCTTCCAATAGCACAGGTGTTCCAAGAGTACGCCCCAAAACTGAAGCTACAAATATTGGCCCAATACCGTCTCTAAGCCACCCCACGACCTCACGTTTGTCCTTGCGTTCGTCTCAAGTCACACAGCCTGCTTCACTTCATGCGGAGGTGAAAAGAAGTAGCAGCGCACGAGAGGGACCACAGACTGCTAAAGAGCCACAGAGTCCTGGAAAGTCTCCCCTGACCCATAGGACCTTAGAGAGACCACCAAAAGACAAGGTCTCAAGCAGGACCCAGTCAGCATTAGTTAGAGGAAGTCCTCTCCGCGTGTCCAAACGAGTCGCTCCGAACCCTGAGACTCAAGCTACCACCAAGGCTCTCCCGGCCCACAGTCCGTCTTCTGCCACAGCAAAGACCATACGTACGGCTGTCATGTCTGCAGGCCGGAATAAAAACACTATGACCACAAACACGGGCCCCTGTCCTACCTCTAAAAATCCTTCACGAATTCCTGGTCCCAAAATGCTTCGACCTACAACAACTCAACCACTGTGGAAGtaa
- the rhogd gene encoding ras homolog gene family, member Gd, whose translation MQTIKCVVVGDGAVGKTCLLISYTTNAFPEEYIPTVFDNYSAQMSVDGRTVSLNLWDTAGQEEYDRLRTLSYPQTNVFIICFSIGSPSSHANVRHKWHPEVSHHCPNVPILLVGTKRDLRGDVETVKKLKEQSLAPTTQQQGNSLAKQIGAVKYMECSALLQEGVREVFAEAVRAVLYPVTKKNSKKCVLL comes from the coding sequence ATGCAGACCATAAAATGTGTGGTGGTTGGCGATGGGGCAGTGGGGAAAACCTGCCTACTCATTTCGTACACCACCAATGCCTTCCCTGAAGAATACATTCCAACAGTGTTTGACAACTATAGTGCCCAGATGAGCGTGGACGGCCGCACCGTCAGCCTTAACTTGTGGGACACGGCCGGCCAGGAGGAGTACGACCGCCTGCGTACTCTCTCCTACCCCCAGACTAATGTCTTTATCATCTGCTTCTCCATTGGCAGTCCCTCCTCCCACGCCAACGTAAGACACAAGTGGCACCCTGAGGTGTCTCACCACTGCCCCAACGTGCCCATCCTGCTGGTGGGCACCAAGAGGGACCTGAGGGGCGACGTGGAAACAGTGAAGAAGCTGAAAGAGCAGAGTTTGGCTCCCACCACCCAGCAGCAGGGAAACTCCCTCGCCAAACAAATCGGGGCCGTCAAATACATGGAGTGTTCGGCACTGCTGCAGGAAGGCGTCAGGGAGGTGTTTGCAGAGGCCGTGAGAGCAGTGTTGTACCCTGTCACGAAAAAGAACAGCAAGAAATGCGTGCTTTTGTAA